The Polyangia bacterium genome has a segment encoding these proteins:
- a CDS encoding STAS domain-containing protein: MEILVGRSEDGGETRVFIEGVLDAVTVSEVRPSLEAVVARQPRRVVVDLSRLRLIDSCGVGVLVAIYKKARANDCGFALTGACQQPLAILKLLNLDRVLSMDGRSDPISSSAINNRIPTPVSNSERTTITRPVLIAAAS; this comes from the coding sequence ATGGAAATCTTGGTGGGGAGATCGGAGGATGGGGGCGAGACCCGGGTATTCATCGAAGGGGTGCTCGACGCAGTGACCGTGTCCGAGGTTCGACCGTCGCTGGAAGCGGTGGTGGCCAGGCAACCGCGGCGGGTGGTGGTTGACCTGTCTCGTCTGCGGCTGATTGATAGCTGCGGCGTGGGCGTGCTGGTGGCCATCTACAAGAAAGCGCGGGCCAATGATTGCGGGTTCGCGCTAACTGGCGCGTGCCAGCAGCCGCTGGCCATCTTGAAGTTGCTGAACCTGGACCGCGTGCTTTCCATGGACGGTCGCAGTGACCCCATCAGCAGCAGCGCCATCAACAACAGAATTCCGACGCCCGTCAGCAACAGCGAGCGCACGACGATCACCCGACCGGTGCTGATCGCGGCGGCGTCGTAG
- a CDS encoding PIG-L family deacetylase has product MHERTFSFFSTVGSWFCSLLVGLALVLSFMSSANAAGPPPQPNAAQIQLALNKLGVVGSALYIAAHPDDENTQLLAYLGNGVLLRAGYLSATRGDGGQNLIGPEKGPELGLIRTQELLAARRIDGAEQFFTRARDFGFSKSPDETLKIWGREPILADMVQVIRSFRPDVIITRFSPGPADTHGHHTASAMLAVQAFHAAADPKFHPEQLTGDVTPWQARRIFWNRSSWSMKPGEDMSGFASLDVGGYQPLLGVSFGEMAADSRTMHKSQGFGIARSRGPDVEYFKLLDHAPGGDKINDGASGGILSGLDFSWARFKGTARLRGLIEKAARQFQPAAPQASIPALLEIDAALDAAPDPGWRVQKKKETRALIAACAGLFVDATAADFRAAPGTDIDVVASALNRSPFALTLREIRWPANAPATAVGHALSTPAVKVAAGKGATPSFERKQTLHLPADLPLTTPYWLVSPPEAGLYPVADARQIGAPEIESPLQVEFVFTAGARTFTLARSISFKWTDPVMGERYRPLEVTPAVSVRPDTDVLMFPDGGPRKLTVNLIAGAPAVTGVVRPTVPAGWSIEPASAPFSLTAKGAETSVTFAVRAAHGPSSVATTAATLHVVADVGERHFSRGIIRIEHPHIPTQTLLVPADVRLVPLPLLTAGTRIGYLPGPGDDVPASLRRVGYDVMMVSDEMLAAGPTALGRFDAIVVGVRAFNTDGRLRAAHATLMAYVEAGGVLVAQYNTNNRLGPLSTAIGPYPFEIGHGRVTDQEAAVTVETVNHPALSTPNVITARDFDGWVQERGLYFAETWDPRYETVLSMHDPGEHALAGSILWAHHGKGTFVYTGLAFFRQLPEGVPGAFRLFANLLAGGHGPHGR; this is encoded by the coding sequence ATGCACGAACGCACTTTTTCGTTTTTCTCGACGGTGGGATCATGGTTCTGTTCGCTTCTGGTCGGCCTGGCCCTGGTGCTGTCCTTCATGTCTAGCGCCAACGCCGCCGGCCCGCCGCCGCAACCCAACGCCGCCCAGATACAACTGGCGCTGAACAAGCTGGGCGTGGTGGGCAGCGCGCTTTACATCGCCGCTCATCCCGACGATGAGAACACCCAGCTCCTGGCGTATCTGGGCAATGGCGTTTTGTTGCGCGCGGGTTACCTGTCGGCCACGCGCGGCGACGGCGGGCAAAACCTGATCGGCCCGGAGAAAGGTCCGGAGCTGGGCCTTATCCGCACGCAGGAACTTCTGGCCGCCCGCCGCATCGACGGCGCCGAGCAGTTTTTCACCCGGGCGCGCGACTTCGGCTTCTCAAAGAGCCCCGACGAGACGCTGAAGATCTGGGGACGCGAGCCGATCCTGGCCGACATGGTGCAGGTGATCCGCAGTTTTCGTCCCGACGTGATCATCACCCGCTTTTCGCCCGGGCCGGCCGATACGCACGGCCACCACACGGCGTCGGCCATGCTGGCGGTGCAGGCCTTTCACGCCGCCGCCGATCCAAAGTTTCATCCCGAGCAGCTGACCGGCGACGTGACGCCGTGGCAGGCGCGGCGCATCTTCTGGAACCGGTCGTCGTGGAGCATGAAGCCCGGCGAAGACATGTCAGGCTTCGCCAGCCTGGACGTGGGCGGATACCAGCCGCTGTTGGGTGTTTCATTCGGCGAGATGGCGGCGGACAGTCGGACCATGCACAAAAGCCAGGGGTTCGGCATCGCCCGTTCGCGCGGGCCGGACGTCGAGTATTTCAAGCTTCTGGATCACGCGCCGGGCGGCGACAAGATCAACGATGGCGCGTCCGGCGGCATTCTGAGTGGACTGGATTTTTCGTGGGCGCGCTTCAAGGGCACGGCGCGCCTGCGTGGGTTGATCGAAAAGGCGGCCCGCCAGTTTCAGCCCGCGGCGCCACAGGCGAGCATCCCGGCGCTGCTGGAGATCGACGCCGCGCTGGACGCCGCCCCGGACCCGGGTTGGCGGGTGCAGAAAAAGAAAGAAACCCGCGCGCTCATCGCCGCCTGCGCCGGTCTCTTCGTCGACGCCACCGCCGCTGACTTCCGCGCCGCGCCCGGGACCGACATCGACGTGGTGGCCAGTGCGCTGAACCGTTCGCCGTTCGCCCTCACCTTGCGCGAGATCCGCTGGCCGGCGAACGCGCCCGCGACCGCCGTCGGTCACGCGCTGTCGACGCCGGCGGTGAAGGTGGCCGCCGGCAAAGGCGCCACGCCGTCGTTTGAACGCAAGCAGACGCTGCACCTGCCCGCGGATCTGCCGCTCACCACGCCGTACTGGTTGGTGTCGCCGCCCGAGGCCGGTCTTTACCCGGTGGCCGACGCCCGGCAGATCGGCGCGCCGGAGATCGAATCGCCGCTGCAAGTGGAGTTCGTCTTCACCGCCGGCGCGCGCACCTTCACCCTGGCGCGGTCGATCAGCTTCAAGTGGACCGATCCGGTGATGGGCGAACGCTATCGCCCGCTGGAGGTCACGCCCGCGGTTTCGGTTCGTCCCGACACCGACGTGCTGATGTTCCCCGACGGCGGGCCTCGCAAGTTGACGGTCAATTTGATCGCCGGCGCGCCGGCCGTGACAGGCGTGGTGCGCCCGACGGTGCCGGCGGGTTGGTCGATCGAGCCAGCGTCGGCGCCGTTTTCGCTGACCGCCAAAGGCGCCGAGACCAGCGTGACGTTTGCGGTGCGCGCGGCGCACGGGCCGTCCAGCGTGGCCACCACGGCGGCGACGCTGCACGTGGTGGCCGATGTGGGCGAGAGGCATTTTTCGCGCGGGATCATTCGCATCGAGCACCCGCACATTCCGACGCAAACGCTGCTGGTCCCGGCCGACGTGCGCCTGGTGCCGCTGCCGCTCCTCACCGCCGGCACACGCATTGGCTATCTCCCCGGTCCGGGCGACGATGTGCCGGCCAGCCTGCGCCGCGTGGGTTACGACGTGATGATGGTCAGCGACGAGATGCTGGCCGCCGGTCCGACGGCGCTGGGCCGCTTTGACGCCATCGTGGTCGGCGTGCGCGCCTTCAACACCGACGGTCGCCTGCGCGCCGCGCACGCCACGTTGATGGCCTACGTCGAGGCGGGAGGCGTCCTGGTCGCGCAGTACAACACCAACAACCGGCTGGGGCCGCTGTCGACGGCGATCGGGCCCTATCCTTTCGAGATCGGCCACGGCCGCGTCACCGATCAGGAGGCGGCGGTGACGGTGGAGACGGTGAATCACCCCGCGCTGAGCACGCCGAACGTGATCACGGCGCGCGACTTCGACGGCTGGGTGCAAGAGCGCGGGCTTTATTTCGCCGAGACCTGGGACCCGCGCTATGAAACCGTGCTGTCGATGCACGACCCGGGCGAGCACGCGCTCGCCGGCAGCATCCTGTGGGCGCACCACGGAAAGGGCACGTTCGTTTACACCGGCCTGGCGTTCTTCCGGCAGCTGCCCGAAGGCGTGCCGGGTGCGTTTCGCTTGTTCGCCAACTTGCTGGCCGGTGGCCACGGACCGCATGGGCGTTGA
- a CDS encoding pyrimidine/purine nucleoside phosphorylase: protein MLKHNTYFEGKVQSIGFERLGRRMTAGVIGPGEFHFGTEAPERMTVVSGELFVRGQGATDWRAYPAGTAFEVAGKSGFDVRATEPSAYLCEFL, encoded by the coding sequence ATGCTGAAACACAACACGTACTTCGAAGGCAAAGTGCAGAGCATCGGCTTCGAACGTCTCGGCCGCCGCATGACCGCGGGCGTGATCGGGCCCGGCGAATTCCACTTCGGCACCGAAGCGCCCGAGCGCATGACCGTCGTCAGCGGCGAGCTGTTCGTGCGCGGGCAAGGCGCCACGGACTGGCGCGCCTATCCGGCCGGCACCGCGTTCGAGGTCGCGGGCAAAAGCGGCTTCGACGTCCGCGCGACCGAACCGTCGGCGTACCTCTGCGAGTTCCTCTAG
- the bshC gene encoding bacillithiol biosynthesis cysteine-adding enzyme BshC — MRRAFSSSYLAGEAAARAFIASDFRSADERKAAARRAAARAVAPGLLTALREQDGRLPPSEARRRNLDALASGGAAVVATGQQVGLFLGPLYSFYKAASAVAVARTIQAESGVRCVPLFWLQTEDHDFVEIAAATIAGTDGATATLSLRLDEGGENSPDERCSIAHRVLGAEVSGLVDALAEALPPGPAATEMLALLRAHYLAGRAPAAAFAGVLATLFADEGLLILDPRDARVAADAIPIYRRAVATAPAVEHCLNARRAHLHDAGFDEQITLRADCALLFFHPRGVTGPRFRLQAEGEGRTPTSAAPMRWALAGDAATVAHVALLETLQQEPLRFSTSALLRPIVQDTLLPTVAYVGGPGEINYFAQLGPLYEHFGLTPPLIVPRGRFRFIDARTRRLLRELGLSADDAARSRVELGDRLPPPRQAGAPDPAELRRIADQQLTPALEAIVAPTLASEPELARAAERTRASVATAVRRFVDRYQRRLMECDTTTTDRLERLRAALCPNGVPQERVYSWPSLAGRLGWRTLKQLVMENLETAGPFATTLRDIEP; from the coding sequence GTGCGCCGCGCATTCTCCAGCTCGTACTTGGCAGGCGAAGCAGCGGCGCGCGCTTTCATCGCCAGCGATTTCCGCAGCGCCGACGAACGAAAAGCGGCCGCGCGAAGGGCGGCCGCGCGCGCGGTGGCGCCTGGTTTGTTGACGGCGCTGCGCGAACAGGACGGGCGCCTGCCGCCGAGCGAAGCGCGCCGGCGCAACCTGGACGCGCTGGCCAGCGGCGGCGCCGCCGTGGTGGCCACCGGCCAGCAAGTCGGTTTGTTTCTGGGGCCGCTTTACAGTTTCTACAAAGCCGCGTCGGCCGTCGCCGTGGCTCGGACCATCCAGGCGGAATCCGGCGTGCGCTGCGTGCCGCTGTTCTGGCTGCAGACCGAGGACCACGACTTCGTGGAGATCGCCGCCGCGACCATCGCCGGCACCGACGGAGCAACGGCCACCTTGAGCCTGCGCCTGGACGAGGGCGGTGAGAATTCGCCCGACGAACGCTGTTCGATCGCCCACCGCGTGCTGGGCGCCGAGGTGTCCGGCCTGGTCGACGCGCTGGCCGAGGCGCTGCCGCCCGGCCCCGCAGCGACTGAGATGCTGGCGCTTCTGCGCGCGCACTATCTCGCCGGCCGCGCGCCGGCCGCAGCGTTCGCCGGCGTCTTGGCCACGCTGTTTGCCGACGAGGGATTGCTGATCCTGGATCCACGCGACGCGCGGGTGGCGGCCGACGCCATCCCGATCTACCGCCGCGCCGTCGCCACCGCGCCCGCCGTCGAGCACTGTCTGAATGCCCGGCGCGCCCACCTGCACGACGCCGGGTTCGACGAGCAGATCACGTTGCGGGCCGACTGCGCGCTGCTGTTCTTTCACCCGCGCGGCGTGACCGGACCGCGCTTTCGCCTGCAAGCCGAGGGTGAAGGCCGGACGCCGACGTCCGCCGCCCCGATGCGCTGGGCGCTGGCCGGCGACGCGGCGACGGTCGCCCACGTCGCCTTGCTGGAAACCTTGCAACAGGAGCCGCTGCGCTTCTCCACCTCGGCGCTGCTGCGTCCGATCGTGCAGGACACGCTGCTGCCCACGGTGGCCTACGTCGGTGGGCCGGGCGAGATCAATTACTTCGCTCAGCTTGGGCCACTGTACGAACACTTCGGGCTGACGCCGCCGCTGATTGTTCCCCGCGGCCGCTTCCGCTTCATCGACGCCCGCACCCGCCGCCTGCTGCGCGAACTGGGACTGTCCGCCGACGACGCCGCCCGCTCGCGCGTGGAGCTGGGCGATCGCCTGCCGCCGCCGCGCCAGGCGGGCGCGCCCGATCCCGCCGAGCTGCGGCGGATCGCCGACCAGCAGCTGACGCCCGCCCTGGAGGCAATCGTCGCGCCCACCCTGGCCAGCGAGCCGGAGCTGGCGCGCGCCGCCGAACGAACGCGCGCCAGCGTGGCCACCGCTGTGCGCCGCTTCGTCGATCGTTATCAGCGCCGCCTGATGGAATGCGACACCACCACCACCGATCGCCTTGAACGTTTGCGGGCCGCGCTGTGTCCGAACGGGGTGCCGCAAGAACGCGTCTACTCTTGGCCGTCGCTGGCCGGCCGCCTCGGCTGGCGCACGCTGAAACAGCTGGTGATGGAAAATTTGGAGACGGCGGGACCGTTCGCCACCACGCTGCGAGACATCGAACCGTGA
- the bshA gene encoding N-acetyl-alpha-D-glucosaminyl L-malate synthase BshA, which translates to MSAPGNHNIPDSVWRIGIACFSTFGGSGVIATEVGMALARRGHQIHVFSDERPGRLHTGQPNVTFHQVDARQYPQIKDSAYMLALTSAIVDVSRREGLQLIHAHYALPHAVSATLARQVIGAAGAPKLVTTLHGTDITLVGSDPSFLPLTRFSILASDAVTTPSAWLRQATYRFLDVPETLAIDVIPNFVDSERFSPAPASAAAAVTAARKPQAPRVLVHVSNFRPVKCVPDVVRVFARVRAARPATLLLVGDGPDAESVRALVATLGVADDVRFLGERIDLTDVLRRSDVFLLPSQTESFGLAALEAMACGVPVVASAVGGLPEVISDGETGLLAPLGDLDAMTAQVRRLLDDEALRSKMSRAARQRAATLFQVAPAVERYAAVYRRVLGG; encoded by the coding sequence GTGAGCGCGCCCGGCAACCACAACATCCCCGACAGCGTCTGGCGCATCGGCATCGCCTGTTTTTCCACCTTCGGCGGCAGCGGCGTCATCGCCACCGAGGTGGGCATGGCCCTGGCCCGTCGCGGACACCAAATTCACGTCTTCAGCGACGAACGCCCGGGGCGCCTCCACACCGGGCAGCCGAACGTCACGTTTCATCAGGTCGACGCCCGCCAGTACCCACAGATCAAGGACAGCGCGTACATGCTGGCGTTGACGTCGGCCATTGTCGACGTCAGCCGGCGCGAAGGGTTGCAGCTGATCCACGCGCACTATGCCCTGCCCCACGCGGTCAGCGCCACGCTGGCCCGGCAGGTGATCGGCGCGGCCGGCGCGCCCAAGCTGGTCACCACGCTGCACGGCACGGACATCACGCTGGTGGGCAGCGATCCGAGCTTCCTGCCGCTCACGCGCTTTTCGATTCTGGCCAGCGACGCCGTGACCACGCCGTCGGCCTGGCTGCGGCAGGCGACCTATCGGTTTTTGGACGTGCCCGAGACTCTGGCCATCGACGTGATCCCGAACTTCGTCGACAGCGAACGCTTCAGTCCAGCGCCGGCGAGCGCGGCCGCAGCCGTGACCGCAGCGCGAAAGCCGCAGGCGCCGCGCGTGCTGGTGCACGTGTCCAACTTCCGCCCGGTGAAATGCGTGCCGGACGTGGTGCGCGTCTTCGCCCGGGTGCGCGCCGCCCGGCCGGCCACGTTGTTGCTGGTCGGCGATGGCCCCGACGCCGAGAGCGTGCGCGCCCTGGTCGCCACGCTGGGGGTGGCCGATGACGTGCGCTTTCTCGGCGAGCGCATCGATCTGACCGACGTCCTCCGCCGCAGCGACGTCTTCCTGTTGCCGAGCCAAACCGAAAGCTTCGGCCTGGCCGCGCTGGAGGCGATGGCCTGCGGCGTCCCCGTGGTGGCGTCGGCGGTGGGCGGGCTGCCCGAGGTGATCAGCGACGGTGAGACCGGCTTGCTGGCCCCGCTCGGCGACCTCGACGCCATGACCGCGCAGGTGCGCCGCCTGCTCGACGACGAGGCGCTGCGTTCAAAGATGTCGCGCGCTGCCCGCCAGCGCGCCGCCACCCTCTTTCAAGTGGCGCCCGCCGTCGAGCGCTACGCCGCCGTCTACCGCCGCGTCCTCGGAGGTTGA
- a CDS encoding NAD(P)H-binding protein: protein MLVTVMGATGKTGKAATDRLLAEGIKVRALGRSMEKLAPLAKAGAQPVVADANKAAELTAAFRGADAVYALVPPYLSAPDLLAYYERVNGAIASAIVESNVRRVVYLSSLGAELDAGTGPVRGLHAGEQMLKAIPGLDLLFMRPGFFYENHFGSLGLIKSQGINGGATAPDVPITTLAASDIGEAVASALAKRDFSGIIVRELCGPRDLTMAEATRILGSKIGKPDLGYVQFPDDGFIAGLESAGFSHSMATLFAEMSHAFNARKVKPHQPRTPANTGTTTFESFAEIFAQAYQAA, encoded by the coding sequence ATGCTCGTGACGGTAATGGGAGCGACGGGGAAGACCGGCAAGGCCGCGACAGATCGCCTGCTGGCGGAGGGAATCAAGGTGCGGGCACTCGGGCGTTCGATGGAGAAACTGGCGCCGCTGGCCAAGGCCGGCGCGCAGCCAGTGGTGGCCGACGCCAACAAGGCCGCCGAGCTGACCGCCGCCTTCCGAGGCGCCGACGCGGTTTATGCGCTGGTGCCGCCCTATCTCAGCGCGCCTGACCTGTTGGCCTATTACGAGCGCGTCAACGGCGCCATCGCCAGCGCCATCGTGGAAAGCAACGTGCGCCGGGTGGTGTACCTCAGCAGCCTGGGTGCCGAATTGGACGCCGGCACGGGGCCGGTGCGTGGCCTGCATGCGGGCGAACAGATGCTGAAAGCGATCCCCGGGCTGGACTTGCTGTTCATGCGCCCGGGATTTTTTTATGAGAATCACTTTGGCTCGCTGGGCCTGATCAAAAGTCAGGGCATCAACGGCGGCGCCACCGCCCCTGACGTTCCCATCACTACCCTCGCTGCCAGCGACATCGGGGAAGCGGTGGCCAGTGCCCTGGCCAAGCGCGATTTCAGCGGCATCATCGTCCGCGAGCTGTGTGGCCCGCGCGATCTGACCATGGCCGAAGCCACGCGCATCCTGGGAAGCAAGATCGGAAAACCCGATTTGGGCTATGTGCAATTTCCGGACGATGGCTTCATCGCTGGTCTGGAATCAGCCGGCTTTTCACACAGCATGGCCACCTTGTTCGCCGAGATGTCGCACGCCTTCAATGCCCGCAAAGTGAAACCCCACCAGCCGCGGACGCCCGCCAACACCGGCACCACAACCTTCGAATCCTTCGCTGAGATATTCGCCCAAGCCTACCAAGCGGCCTAG
- a CDS encoding Tex family protein, producing MIFPSWFSSRHPQISLASADAVLRLAGGGATVPFIARYRKEETGNLDEVAIAAVLEAKKSWDEIIKRQAFIVEEIERQQKLTPELKAQLLATFDLTKLEDLYLPFKQKRKTKAAIAREAGLEPLAHWLWDCGHGVTQPAPGETPPSRAQAFVDAEKGVADGDAALAGAGEILVERLSEDAGLRQMARSALFEKGCVRTRKSEKVKPQSRFENYFAYQESVTELLKPQSSHRYLAMRRGWMEEELVLSIGGPLPLDDGEDGARATDPLLEQLTTVFQNAACSSSSFTGAPLLQRAARMALRAHVAPSLETEVHKALREIADQAAITVFAENVRKLLLAAPFGPKAVLGVDPGIRTGCKLAVVDGSGKYVGSGLMHLETPAGKASAAPVLADLVGKGGIRAIAVGNGTAGRETETFVREALKFAGLDVPVVMVSESGASVYSASEAARDEFPDLDLTIRGAISIARRLQDPLAELVKIDPKSIGVGQYQHDVSPHALKKSLDGVIESCVNQVGVNLNTASYHLLSHVSGIGPSLARAIVEHRAKEGLFRSRAQLLDVPRFSPRVFEQAAGFLRIPEAEHPLDNTGVHPERYSVLEKLAARLGVSVAALLGAGVKQVKEARELKDQVGAFTYDDIIRELEKPGRDPRAGFVAFAYRPDIHELKDLQPGMVCPGIVTNVTNFGAFVDIGVHQDGLVHISQLADKFVKDPREVVSPGDRVTVRVLEVKLERKQIALTMKAERAAGAPAEKREAPPREGGFQSRGGGASPAGSPPFSPPPPKSPFNNPFAALDKLRKR from the coding sequence GTGATTTTTCCCAGCTGGTTCTCTTCGCGGCACCCGCAGATTTCGCTCGCCTCCGCCGACGCGGTCCTTCGCCTGGCGGGCGGCGGCGCCACCGTGCCGTTCATCGCCCGCTATCGCAAGGAGGAGACCGGCAACCTGGACGAGGTGGCCATCGCCGCGGTGCTGGAGGCCAAGAAATCCTGGGACGAGATCATCAAGCGCCAGGCCTTCATCGTCGAGGAGATCGAACGCCAGCAGAAGCTGACGCCCGAGCTGAAAGCGCAGCTTCTGGCCACGTTCGATCTGACCAAGCTGGAAGATCTGTACCTGCCGTTCAAACAGAAGCGCAAGACCAAGGCCGCCATCGCGCGCGAGGCGGGGCTGGAGCCGCTGGCGCACTGGCTGTGGGACTGTGGCCACGGCGTGACCCAGCCGGCGCCCGGCGAGACACCGCCGTCGCGTGCCCAGGCGTTCGTCGACGCTGAAAAAGGCGTGGCCGACGGTGACGCCGCGCTGGCCGGGGCCGGTGAGATCCTGGTCGAACGCTTGTCCGAAGACGCCGGCCTGCGCCAGATGGCCCGCAGTGCGCTGTTCGAGAAAGGCTGCGTGCGCACGCGCAAGAGCGAGAAGGTCAAACCGCAAAGCCGCTTTGAAAACTACTTCGCTTATCAAGAATCGGTCACCGAGCTTCTGAAGCCGCAAAGTTCGCACCGGTACCTGGCCATGCGGCGCGGCTGGATGGAAGAAGAGCTGGTGCTGTCGATCGGCGGGCCGCTGCCTCTTGACGACGGCGAGGACGGTGCGCGGGCGACGGATCCATTGTTGGAACAGCTGACCACGGTGTTTCAAAACGCCGCCTGTTCGTCGTCGTCGTTCACCGGCGCACCTTTGTTACAGCGAGCGGCGCGGATGGCCTTGCGCGCGCACGTCGCTCCGTCGCTGGAGACCGAGGTGCACAAGGCGCTGCGCGAGATCGCCGACCAGGCGGCCATCACCGTGTTCGCTGAAAACGTCCGCAAGCTGCTGCTGGCGGCGCCGTTCGGTCCCAAGGCGGTGCTGGGCGTGGACCCGGGAATTCGCACCGGCTGCAAGCTGGCGGTGGTCGACGGCTCCGGCAAATACGTGGGCAGCGGCCTCATGCACCTGGAGACGCCGGCGGGCAAGGCCAGCGCGGCGCCGGTGCTGGCCGATCTTGTCGGCAAGGGCGGCATCCGGGCCATTGCCGTCGGCAACGGCACCGCTGGCCGCGAGACCGAGACCTTCGTGCGCGAGGCTTTGAAGTTCGCCGGCCTCGACGTGCCGGTGGTGATGGTCAGCGAGTCCGGGGCCAGCGTCTACAGCGCCAGCGAGGCGGCGCGCGACGAGTTCCCCGATCTCGACCTCACCATTCGCGGCGCCATCTCCATCGCCCGCCGCTTGCAGGATCCCCTGGCCGAACTGGTGAAGATCGATCCCAAGAGCATCGGCGTCGGCCAGTATCAGCACGACGTCTCGCCGCACGCGCTGAAGAAGAGCCTGGATGGGGTGATCGAATCGTGCGTGAACCAGGTGGGCGTCAACCTGAACACCGCTTCGTACCACCTGCTCAGTCACGTCTCGGGCATCGGGCCCTCGCTGGCCCGGGCCATCGTCGAGCATCGGGCGAAGGAAGGTTTGTTTCGTTCGCGGGCGCAGCTTCTGGACGTGCCGCGCTTTTCGCCCCGGGTGTTCGAGCAAGCGGCGGGATTTCTGCGCATCCCCGAGGCGGAGCACCCGCTGGACAACACCGGCGTTCACCCGGAGCGTTACTCCGTGCTGGAAAAATTGGCCGCGCGGCTGGGCGTCTCGGTGGCGGCGCTGCTGGGCGCGGGCGTCAAGCAGGTCAAGGAGGCGCGCGAACTGAAGGACCAGGTCGGCGCCTTCACCTATGACGACATCATCCGCGAGCTGGAAAAACCGGGCCGCGATCCCCGCGCCGGCTTCGTCGCCTTCGCCTATCGGCCGGACATCCACGAGCTGAAAGATCTGCAGCCGGGGATGGTGTGTCCGGGGATCGTCACCAACGTGACCAACTTTGGCGCCTTCGTCGACATTGGCGTTCATCAGGACGGCCTCGTGCACATCTCGCAGCTGGCGGACAAGTTCGTGAAGGACCCGCGCGAGGTGGTCAGCCCCGGCGATCGCGTCACCGTGCGCGTGCTGGAGGTGAAGCTGGAGCGCAAGCAGATCGCGCTCACCATGAAGGCCGAGCGCGCGGCGGGCGCACCGGCCGAAAAACGCGAGGCGCCGCCGCGAGAGGGCGGCTTTCAATCGCGCGGCGGCGGAGCGTCGCCTGCGGGCTCGCCGCCGTTTTCACCGCCCCCCCCGAAGTCTCCCTTCAATAACCCATTCGCCGCGCTCGACAAGCTTCGCAAGCGTTAG
- a CDS encoding DUF2911 domain-containing protein: MTRARRCFSSLLIFAFTVLVARASSAQQLELPRPSPGAKVSQTVGLTELGVDYSSPGVKGRKIWGAVVPFDKLWRAGANQPTKVTFSKDVTFGDKAVPAGTYALFVIPTKAAWTVILSKKLDQAGTGADYNAADDMVRISVTPKPAPFRERLAYQFTDFTDEKASLNLEWEKVRLPIPIAVATNQQIMATIGTVLGNSWRPYALAARFMLETKKDYDTGLKYVDQSLALKEDWFNVWIKAELLAAKGDYKQAYGLAEKAQEMGSKGPGFFLADDIKTALGNWKKKI; this comes from the coding sequence ATGACCCGTGCCCGTCGCTGTTTCTCGTCGCTGTTGATTTTCGCCTTCACCGTCCTCGTCGCCCGCGCGTCGTCGGCGCAGCAACTGGAGCTGCCGCGGCCCAGCCCCGGCGCCAAGGTCTCGCAGACCGTCGGCCTGACCGAGCTCGGCGTCGATTACAGCAGCCCCGGCGTCAAGGGCCGCAAGATCTGGGGGGCGGTGGTGCCGTTCGACAAGCTGTGGCGCGCCGGCGCCAACCAGCCCACCAAGGTCACCTTCAGCAAGGACGTCACCTTCGGCGACAAGGCGGTGCCCGCCGGGACGTACGCGCTGTTCGTCATCCCGACCAAGGCGGCGTGGACGGTCATCCTCAGCAAGAAGCTCGATCAGGCCGGCACCGGCGCCGACTACAACGCCGCGGACGACATGGTCCGCATCAGCGTGACGCCGAAGCCCGCGCCTTTCCGCGAGCGGCTGGCCTATCAATTCACCGATTTCACCGACGAGAAAGCGTCGCTGAATCTGGAATGGGAAAAGGTGCGGCTGCCGATTCCGATCGCCGTCGCCACCAACCAGCAAATCATGGCCACCATCGGCACCGTGCTGGGAAATTCCTGGCGGCCCTACGCGCTGGCCGCGCGCTTCATGCTGGAGACGAAGAAGGACTATGACACCGGGCTCAAGTACGTCGATCAGTCGCTGGCCTTGAAAGAAGACTGGTTCAACGTGTGGATCAAGGCCGAGCTGCTGGCGGCCAAGGGTGACTACAAGCAGGCCTATGGGCTGGCCGAAAAAGCGCAGGAGATGGGGTCGAAGGGCCCCGGGTTCTTCTTGGCCGACGACATCAAGACCGCGCTCGGTAACTGGAAGAAGAAGATCTGA